From a region of the Pecten maximus chromosome 18, xPecMax1.1, whole genome shotgun sequence genome:
- the LOC117316746 gene encoding uncharacterized protein LOC117316746 encodes MTCVTKMPMKYWIGFTILQCILLFYFFSHFERPTHETAKSLKEKAPSITLFSAWNKFTQRYEVLNNTLRNWPLLQPHVKLYLFTNDFIPDLKEYEKLGWTVLPVLRRIEGDAVIKDLFLRVMQLQPDSSLYAFVNGNILLTNSFIKNLHEIIKSPLLNKKTFFLTGRKMNVPDVTREETSSLENIERAAKRGVLDKPHMGIDYYITSPSYDWQLFPDLQYWRPAYDPWMLWDVRKLGHVAIDATNTLLAAYQNASKPKDPRKKNNIKYIIASREELAAKGAISCCEFETVLENGMVTVQKRNQIPKQCKF; translated from the coding sequence ATGACCTGTGTAACGAAGATGCCGATGAAGTACTGGATAGGATTTACCATCCTGCAATGCATTTTATTATTCTACTTCTTTTCCCATTTCGAAAGACCAACTCACGAAACTGCAAAATCACTCAAGGAAAAAGCACCATCCATCACATTATTTTCAGCATGGAATAAGTTTACACAGAGATATGAAGTACTTAACAACACTTTACGCAATTGGCCTTTACTACAACCTCACGTGAAACTCTATCTCTTCACCAACGATTTCATCCCGGATTTAAAAGAGTATGAAAAGTTAGGATGGACGGTGCTACCAGTACTAAGACGAATCGAAGGTGATGCCGTTATAAAGGATTTATTCCTAAGAGTTATGCAACTACAACCAGACTCAAGCCTATATGCATTTGTTAACGGAAACATACTTTTAACAAATTCTTTCATCAAAAATTTGCACGAAATTATCAAGTCTCCTCTActtaacaaaaaaacatttttcttaaCGGGAAGGAAAATGAATGTTCCAGATGTCACACGGGAGGAAACAAGTTCATTGGAGAATATTGAAAGGGCTGCGAAGAGAGGGGTGTTGGATAAACCACATATGGGAATAGATTATTATATAACCTCTCCAAGCTATGATTGGCAACTTTTCCCAGATTTGCAATATTGGCGTCCCGCTTACGATCCTTGGATGCTTTGGGACGTTCGAAAATTGGGCCATGTCGCGATCGATGCCACTAACACTCTCTTAGCAGCTTATCAAAACGCATCAAAGCCAAAGGATCCTCGGAAGAAGAACAACATTAAGTATATAATAGCTTCTCGTGAAGAACTCGCCGCCAAAGGAGCCATTTCGTGCTGCGAGTTTGAAACGGTATTAGAAAATGGCATGGTAACGGTCCAAAAACGGAACCAGATACCAAAACAATGCAAATTTTGA
- the LOC117316930 gene encoding uncharacterized protein LOC117316930 — translation MNTEARKMAVKYWICFAVLQCILFFYLFSQFEISTRGTETSLKKQTLKEKAPSITLFSAWNTFPERYAVFNNTLRNWPSLQPHVKLYLFTNDFIPGLKEYEKLGWTVLSVLREIEGRAVIKDLFLRVMQLQPDSKLYALVNGDLLLTNSFLKNLHDLIKSPLLVDKTFFLTGRKLKIPNVTREEASSWENIERAAKRGVLDQPYLGIDYYITPPSYHWRLVPDLQFMRPHYDTWMIWDARRMGLVVIDATNTLLAPHQNAPYPKDTGAFDNNMKYIVASRSELGQKGAIWCCEFETALVNGTVTVQKRKHIPKQCIW, via the coding sequence ATGAATACCGAAGCGAGGAAGATGGCGGTGAAGTACTGGATATGTTTTGCTGTCTTGCAATGCATTCTATTCTTCTATCTCTTTTCCCAATTCGAAATATCAACACGTGGAACTGAAACATCTCTCAAGAAACAAACACTCAAGGAAAAAGCACCATCCATCACATTATTTTCAGCATGGAATACGTTCCCAGAAAGATATGCagtatttaacaacacattacgCAATTGGCCTTCACTACAACCTCACGTGAAACTATATCTCTTCACCAACGATTTCATACCGGGTTTAAAAGAGTATGAAAAGTTAGGATGGACCGTACTGTCAGTACTGAGAGAAATCGAAGGTCGTGCCGTTATAAAAGATTTGTTCCTAAGAGTCATGCAACTGCAACCAGACTCAAAACTATATGCACTTGTTAACGGAGACCTTCTTTTAACTAATTCTTTCCTGAAAAATTTACATGACCTTATCAAATCTCCTTTACTTGTCGATAAAACGTTTTTCTTAACTGGAAGGAAATTGAAGATTCCAAATGTAACACGAGAGGAAGCAAGTTCATGGGAGAACATTGAAAGAGCTGCAAAAAGGGGAGTTTTGGATCAACCATATCTAGGAATAGATTATTACATAACTCCCCCAAGTTATCATTGGCGTCTTGTCCCAGATTTGCAATTTATGCGTCCCCATTACGATACCTGGATGATTTGGGACGCTCGAAGAATGGGCCTTGTCGTGATCGATGCCACTAACACTCTCTTAGCACCACATCAAAACGCACCTTACCCTAAAGATACTGGGGCGTTCGACAATAACATGAAGTATATAGTAGCTTCCCGTTCAGAACTCGGTCAAAAAGGAGCCATCTGGTGCTGTGAGTTTGAAACGGCATTGGTAAACGGCACAGTAACGGTCCAAAAACGGAAGCATATACCAAAACAATGCATATGGTGA
- the LOC117316925 gene encoding uncharacterized protein LOC117316925 codes for MMTCVTKGPVKYWICFTVLQCILFFYLFSHFEISTRGPGKSLKKQTPSITLFSAWKTFPERYAVFNNTLRNWPSLQPHVKLYLFTNDFIPGLKEYEKLGWTVLPVLREIEGHAVIKDLFRRVMQLQPDSKLYALVNGDLLLTNSFLKNLHDIIESPFLKDKTFFLTGRKLKIPNVTREEASSWENIERAAKRGVLDQPYLGIDYYITPPSYHWRLIPDLQFLRPHYDTWMIWDARRMGLVVIDATNTLLAPHQNAPHPKDPVANDNNMKYIVASRSELGEKGAIWCCEFETALVNGTVTVQRRNNIPKQCIW; via the coding sequence ATGATGACCTGTGTAACGAAGGGTCCGGTGAAGTACTGGATATGTTTTACCGTCTTGCAGTGCATTCTCTTTTTCTATCTCTTTTCCCATTTCGAAATATCAACACGTGGACCTGGAAAATCACTCAAGAAACAAACACCATCCATCACATTATTTTCAGCATGGAAGACATTCCCAGAAAGATATGCagtatttaacaacacattacgCAATTGGCCTTCACTACAACCTCACGTGAAACTATATCTCTTCACCAACGATTTCATACCGGGTTTAAAAGAGTATGAAAAGTTAGGATGGACGGTGCTGCCAGTACTGAGAGAAATCGAAGGTCACGCCGTTATAAAAGATTTATTCCGAAGAGTCATGCAACTGCAGCCAGACTCAAAACTATATGCACTTGTTAACGGAGACCTTCTTTTAACTAATTCTTTCCTGAAAAATTTACATGACATTATCGAATCTCCTTTTCTTAAGGATAAAACGTTTTTCCTAACTGGAAGGAAATTGAAGATTCCAAACGTAACACGAGAGGAAGCAAGTTCATGGGAGAACATTGAAAGAGCTGCGAAGAGGGGAGTTTTGGATCAACCATATCTAGGTATAGATTATTACATAACTCCCCCAAGTTATCATTGGCGTCTTATCCCAGATTTGCAGTTTTTACGTCCCCATTACGATACCTGGATGATTTGGGACGCTCGAAGAATGGGCCTTGTCGTTATCGATGCCACTAACACTCTCCTAGCACCCCATCAAAACGCACCACACCCTAAAGATCCTGTTGCGAACGACAATAACATGAAGTATATAGTAGCTTCCCGTTCCGAACTCGGTGAAAAAGGAGCCATCTGGTGCTGTGAGTTTGAAACGGCATTAGTAAACGGCACAGTAACGGTACAAAGACGTAACAATATACCAAAACAATGCATATGGTGA